ATACACAGTACAAACTCTGCTTTACCAAGGTTAAGATACCCTGGCTTTATCAAATTGTAACCCCATATACTAGGCCAGAAACCCAGGTATATCTGTCACATGCACATCTCCTGGTGTGAGACCAGTAGGAGTTGTGGCCCGGTTCTGGATCTATAAAATGTGTATCCAGGTTACCCCAACACTGGAGCAGACCCATACCTACCGCTGGTCTGATAACACCAGATTGAACTGTCTGGTGTCTTGGGGCTATATAAATGTTTGGCTAAGACGTTTAAAGTAGCTTACCGACACAGTCCTCTTGTTTATTTTCAGCCTGACACCGCAAGCATGCGTCTGCGGAGAGAAGGTATATATCAAGGAAACGTATTAACCAACTAGCTATACTGGTGCACAGCTGCCGTTGACCATTCCTGCATGGTGACATATGGACTGACACAGCTGGCTAGCGATTCAGTCCTCCCATGCGAGGTTAGTTGGTTACTGTAACTAGCTTGATTCCTTGCAATGCCTTGAGTCATGTTTTCAGAattctaacgttagctatattagctagctaacgttagttgtctGTTTTGTAGCTAGATATGATCTAGCAAGCTAAGCTATCCAACTAGGATCCATTATCGGTCAGTCTGCTCATGACATGATGATGGTCATCTCTTAATCAGCTTAGCTAGGTGACTGTCTGACCACTAAGCTACTGTATTTATCTTGTTAGCTAGCTTCATGCACACCAAGAGTTGCCTATGGGTGTACTACTATAACTAGTTACtgtaactggctagctagctaaatcacTGATTTAAACAAACGTACCCATAACTTGGACCCTACAGATGGCGCATGTATCGCACTCCACATCCCAGCTCCACATTGCCACAGCATTCCATTTCTTGAGAGAAAACATCTTGTCACTGCTCGATTTTGACCCCGAAGTAGAGCTGTGAGAGTGAATTAAACCCGGCTCTTCACCGTCTTCCATCGTTGCCATATAATAATCTAGCTAAAGGTAAAACAAAATGGACGAAATAAGCAGTCTAGCTAGTCCGTGGAGCAAACAAACCAGCCCAGCAGAACAAACAAACCAAGAGACGCTCATGCGCTAAAACACATCTGCAGTACTAACAAACTAACACATGGCGGAGCCAAAGATTAAAAGGTAGGCTACTGCGAATGAAGGTAAAATACTTCACTGTAGGTCTCAAGAAGCTAAGAAAAAGTAACAGATGCTCTTATTGTGTATTGTGCACCCTTCTGTTCTGGTTATTTTGCTGTGTGTATGTTGTTTTTTATATACTGTATGGCTACTGTTGCTCAGTTGTACTTTTTCAATGAATTGAGTAAAAAACAAACACTTGAAATGCCTATGGTTAAACTAATAATGGCACTAAACTTTTAAGTAATATATATTTTCTTATTTAAGAGAATACTGTATCTATACCAGACTTTCTCAAAATCCAATCAAATCTAACCACAGTTCTCAAATTATTTATACACTCAGCTCTGTTTTGATCTCAGTggtgttctctctccctgttatGTGAAATTATATATGTATGAAATAACCAAAACATGCTATTTAAATCAGGAAATGCTGGCTTTCAAAGTCACTGTAGAGCAACAGGAAAAGTATTTCCAATAACCTAGTTTATCTATGCAGGGTCCTAATGAAGGAAAACAACGTCAATAGAAGGCAATCAAAACTTCAATCTCATCAAAAACAGCTCCAGCCTGATGCACATACGTGCCATAAGCCAATTTATTATTTCCCAAAACATAGCATGACTAGGAATGTTGATGTACAGCTGAGTCAGGTCTTGAGTTCACAGGGTTGTATACTTTTGAGGCAATTACACCCCATTTTCCTCCAAGTCTTCTACTCAATCGCAAAGTACCACATGACTCTGTAATGCTCTGCACTGTGCTTTTAAAGTATCCTGTTGCCTCGGTCCCTTGAGACCCCTCGATTGACTTCTTCCCACACAGTTTAACTCATTCATTTGCTTTTAGCCTAGAATAAATAATAAAGAACTATAAAAAAAGTAAATGTGTAACATTTAGTTAAAACATGGTGTTTGTGTACTCAAATGCTACTAGTGAGAGGGTAATACAAATAAACTGTTTGATGAACATGGGGTTCACCCCTGTAGCATTTTCTGAGCATGTGGGCAAGTTGGGTGGGAAACTGAGTCAAATactcaatagacaaacatattAAAGGAGTGTTCATGTTTCTCTGGATGTCAATTTTGTGGATGGGAAGAAACAATAGAGTGCAAGACACATCTGATATGATGAGGAGACATGATATAAGTAATTTGTCTGTGCTATTCGGTATTGTATATTCTGTAAGGCTGATTGTTGCAAAGGCCTCTCCAAACATTTGCCACTACGTAGATGTAACCATATCTAaacaatacagtgcattcagaaagtattcacaccccttgcctTTTTTcatatgttgtttttttacaaagtgggattaaaatcgATTTAAATGTcattttgtcaatgatctacacaaataACTCAATGGCAAAGTGGAATAAttgtaacatttgtaaaaaataaaacatcttgATTAGATCAGTATTAACCCCTCGTCTcaatacagtagcagtcaaaagtttggacacgccttctcattcaagggtttttctttattttactatgttctacattgtagaataatagtgaagacatcaaaactatgaaaaaacacatggaatcatgtagtaaccaaaaaagtgttaaacaaataaaaatagatttgagattcttcaaagtagccaccctttgccttgatgacagctttgcacacgcttggtatTATTCATACACTCAGCTCTGTTTTGATCTCAGtcgtgttctctctccctcttatgTGAAATCTTTGAAATGGTAGCAAATATGTTGGTGCTTATTCGAGGGGTGGCTGACTTTTAAAGGATGCAGTTTAGCTCGTGAAAGCCAGGGTGTAATACAAAATACAACACACTATGAGAAATCAGGCTGGCTAACTGGAGAAACCTATCTAAAGGCTCTGAAGAGTCTCCACCCAACGCATGCTCACAGTATTTATAATATTGTTGCTGGAGTACAAAAGCCAGTCCACTCCATCTTGCCAGGTGATTCGTCAGCTCATCAGCCAGCCAGCTGTAGCCTTACCTTCTTTAAGAGCATTTAGAAGCAGTTCCCTCCAATATCTCCAACGTCATTCTCAGTAAAGTCCAATTAGGTCCAAGTATTAGGTCCAAATTAAAATACTTTGAAGTaatacttaagttgtttttggggtatctgtactataCAATGTATATGTTTTACAACTTTTATTCCAATACCTTCCCAATGAAAATATGTACTTTTGCTCGcacacattttccctgacacccaaaagtactcgttacatttcaaatgctcaggcaggacagcaatatggtccaattcacacacctaTAAATATAACgggttgtcatccctactgcctcttatctggcaGAATCATTAAACACATActgcgtttgtaaatgatgtctgagtgttggagtgtgcccatggctgtccgtaaataaataaaaaatacaagaaaATCATGCCATCTGgtatgcttaatataaggaattttatgTATAGCTTTACTTTTACGTTGTacctttactcaagtataacaacTGAGgacttttccaccactgtacttaagGACATTtgaaaccagatacttttagacttctactcaagtagtattttactgggtgactttcacttaagttactttctattaagatatctctactttttctcaagtatgacaattgagtactttttccaccactgcaaagAAGAATAGCAGCAGACCATTATGTTTTTATAGGGCATATCTGAATTACTGTCAGCTATAGTGCCATTTCCCAGACCAGGACTAAGCCTACTGCGGACTAAAATCATTCTCCTTGGAGAATCTTCATGCATTAAAATGGCTTTTTAGTCCCAGAAATGGCCTTAATCTGGGTAGGGTAAACCAGCCCAGAATCTAAACATTTAACATGTGTACAATATCAATTCCCTCAGCAAGATTTAAATCACACATACAGAACAATTTAAATACCAGCAACACAATACACATGTCACAGTAGAACAAGGCCATGCACAGACCTTGTGCGCAAACAAAAAAAAGGgcacaccccccaaaaaaaattgttGAGCAATTATTATAAGAAGAGAGGAAAGCAGCAACATCTGCAAAACTATTTTGAACTGGAATAAATGCTGCACTTATTAACAATGACCAACACATTTACAGTGAAAATAGATGATTGTATGAAATACTGTtgcctaccatgactatatccaacccaactccatttgTTGCCACTGTCATGTATCCCAGTGGGTTTCAAACATTTTGACCTGGAACCCTAAAAAAGGAGTTGTACAAAACTTGCGAccccagcacacacacatgcgcgcacacgcAAACATGCACGCACAATTGCTGAGCAAATGTAGCTTGCCATTACTGCCATAAAAACCCAATATATAAACTTTGTTTTACACCTGCATTGGGAGCTGAAAGTCATTCATGTTAGCAGACAATATTAACTGGGGAGATacagagtataccaaacattagaaaaacattcctaatattgagttgcacccccccatgTTGACCCatgctgactccaatgcttcccacagttgtgttgaattggcttgatgtcctttgggttgttgaccattcttgatacacacgggaaactgatgagcgtggaaaaacccagcagcattgcagttcttgacacaaaccggtgcgtctggcaACTCctgcataccccattcaaaggcacttaaatgtttttCTTGCCTATTTCACCCTcttaatggcacacatacacaatccatgtctcaattgtctcaaggcttaaaaatccttctttaacctgtctcctccccttcatctacactgattgaaggggatttaacaagtgacatcaataagggatcataggtttcacctggtcagtctatatcatgaaagagcaggtgttcttaatgttttgtatactcagtgtaggcCTATCATGTAACTTCTCTGGAGTTCAGAGCAAACAAAATCATATGGCATACTTGTAGTGGAGGTTGCAGGATCAGATGGAAAGCATGTTCTGTCAAATTGCCAGGTAGCCTATTATTCTGGCAAAATGAGAGAGTAGTAGATTGCTAAACTGTATTTTATATGGATGATAAATGTAGAACTACTCTGTTTTTGGCAGGTAAATAAGTTCTTTCTGGCCACTAATCTGGATATGTGCACCCAATGCAAATGACTGGGCATTGGTCAACAATCAAGACACTCAACTTTGTGGTTCTGAAGCATAGATGAGAATTTAGTGAATTTATTAAAAATACTAATTGTTGAAATTATACAACCACCAAAAAGGGCTCTTTGGAGACTGGAAGGGTAAAGGGGCATGTGCTTTGCACAGGTATCGCCCTATCTGTGCACGTGCCTGCAGCAGAAGCCTCTGGATGTAAGTGTGCAGCTCCTATCCATGTGCTGAAGTTGGGGCCATAATAAATAACACATTGGCTCTGGGAATAGGGTAATTTGCAGAGCATGCTACGAGTGCTCTGAGAacactatttattttttatttaacctttatttaactaggcaagtcttaaCCTCCTGCCATTGGAAGGAAAACGTCTAGCTGGATAGTAACAAAAACTGACCAGATTAATTGCATCAGACATTTCCTGTAAGAACACTATAGTGGAGGTAAATTGGTTTAAGTGTTTTTGGAGCACAGAGGAGTGCACCTGGTATGGAGATGCAGATGAGTTAAGGTCTTCAGTCCCTGAATGATGCTGTTGTTTTGTTCCTCTGGATTTCTCCCTCTGGAAGACCATAAAAAGAGTTATGGCTCTCAGACTATCTCTGACAGAAATGTATGCCCCTCTGACCCTCATGACACACCACAAATAATAAGCCATGCTTGGGAGTTACATGTGCGTCTGTGTCATGTCCTGGAAAAGTGATGATATTTCATACACTCACCGGCAGATAACCTGCATAAAGTTCAGTAGTCCCTTGGTACTTTCTGGTCCAGACTAAGTGGAGCTTCTCAAGTCAAAGACCAACTTCTGTAGGCCTCCCCCTCTTCTTTGCTTTCTTCCTCTGCCTTTAGACAGTGACTCAAAACATTAGCCTTCATTAAATGATTTAATACCGAAATAATAAAACCAAGGTCATGTTGCCATGAGAACAAACTAGGTTGTCAACATCGCAGGTGTCAAACCACTTCATCATCCTGATTGATGGTCAAATAAAGACGTTGAATCCCTAATTGAATGAGGGGCTAACGCCCCGAAGCATCTGTCTAAacaagtgttcaatcttggtacCTCTGACAGAATTGAACAGAAACACGCTGTAATCGCTCTGTTCAACCTTATTTAACATGAATTGTTTGAGCTGTAAATTAGGATATTAAAATGAGGATCTTCATAGATCATAATGAAAGCAGACGACGGTCCACCATGGGTTAGAAATGCTTCCCAGTAACAGTAGGAGGGGATGGGAGGGTCTGGGATGAGACCTctgtgtgatttaaaaaaaataaaaaataaaatgaggAACAGACAAAAGCCCCGGGTCGCTTTGTTTGGACAGGATTCTGTAGGAATGAAAGATGATCCTGCTGCTTTCCAGAGGGGCACAGAACAGGATGCAGTGGCTTCAAACTCTACTGAAGAAAATATTACATGAGTACAACAAGAGAAACACTTGCAACCTGTTGAGATAGATTACTGTTCATTGGGTGACAGACAGTTCCTGTAGCGATGCCTCTCTCCCTAATATAAAGGTTTTATAAAGGTTTTATATCATTTCAACCAGTAGTTTAGAAAGTAGCGCTCACAAGCTAAAATGCATCCCTGAAAATTGTGCACAACGTCATCCATATGTTAAATcctgcaaaaaaaaatatattttatgttacaaattccaattggcaCAATATGTTACGAGTTTGTAAGTGCTTAAGATCCTGTTGAATCTCTTTAAGCCTTGCCTGTATCTCACCTCACCTCTGTGTTCCTAAGATAGGAAGAGGACCTTTGGTCTCAACCTGGCCCCACTGCAGAGAGAGGACGCTTCCCCTCGCTCTCACCTTTCACACAGATGACATCTGGCTCATCTGGCCTCCCAGCCCTACGTCTACATGCTTAGCGAAGATGGGTTAAGGAGCGGTTGGTGAAATACAGACAcctccaaaattattggcacccttgataaagatgagcaaaaaagacagtataaaataaataatacaaataccaAGCTATATTGAATGTGCATTTTTTGGGGAAAATTTTATTATTATATTCTAATAGAATTGCACGGAGAAAAcgataggggtcaaaatgattggcaTCCGTGTTTTCAATATGTGGTGCACCCtctgtcacgaacgtcgtagagaggagaccaaggcgcagcgtgattataATACAtacttcttttaataaagaaatatactgaacaaactaatacaaaacgaATGTGACCGCTATAAACactgagtgcagacatgcaacatcacatagacaataacccacaaaccgaactggaaaatggcaacctaaataggatccccaatcagagacaaagataaacagctgcctctgattgggaaccaatctaggccaccatagacctacatatgcctagacttcacacacatacctagacatacaaaacccctagacaatacaaaacaatcatatccaccctcgtcacaccctgacctgaccaaaataatacagaaaacatagaatactaaggtcagggcgtgacaccctccCCCTGCGAGGATAACAGTACTTAGCCTTTTTCtataatgttttatgagattggagaacacattggaagggatcttagaccatttctCCATACAGAatatttccagatccttgatatccgtTGGTCTGCGcgtatggactgccctcttcaattcaaaccaccaGTCTTCAATGtgtttcaagtccggagactgaaaTGGCCATTACAAAATttagattttgtggtcaattaaccatttctttgtggattttgatcttgttgttttttttaaccaATTGTCTGATTTATGAATGTCAGCAACCATTTTTCTCTTTTAATTTGTGATGACAAAGGTTACCTGGTTTTTATACCCCAGTAAAACAGGAAGCCATAGAGGGCCACAATACAGTTCCTTGAAGCACTGTTTCCCTACTCCAGTCCTCGAGTACTCTCAACAGCACACATTTCTGTTTAGCCCCAGGCAAGCTCACGTGATTTAACTcttcaagggcttgatgattagttgacaagttaaatcaggtgtgcttgttgAAGCAGATCAAATTGTTTGATTTAATTTATAACAATCTTATGTGTCAAAAGGATTGGCACCTCTATCTTTTTTCgatgttacatttttttttacttacttTTTCTTTGTATTAGTATAAGATAATATAATTTCCCCtttttttgcatacaatatagcttgGGATTTGATGAATGATAAGAGAGAACCACACTGACAGTCTTGAGTAGAGGGAAAGAGTATCTGTGTCTCGTCTGCACTTGCCAGTGGATAACAGGTTCAGTGGCGTTAGAAGTGGTTGACAGAGATCAAGTTTTTCCCAATTCCACTCAACTGTGTGTGCaagtaaatgtgtgtgtttttgtgcgtGCAGGTGTGtagtttttaaatgttttataagtGTATTCATTTAAACCCTTTGAACCTTTCCATCATGTAATGCTATATGAAGCTGTAATCACAACAGAACGTAGGCATGACTGTTTTTCAGTAAATCTTTGACCCTGTTGTGATCCATCTCCCCAGCCCTATGTTGGGTTGCCAAGGGGGAACTGGGTCCTGCGGGGATTCTTCAGCACTACCTTTGGTCTTTGCCTTTGCTCTTCCTGCCCCGCTCCTCTTTGATTCGCTGTGTCTGTGTCAAACACCCACCACTCCATATTAATCATTGCACTATTTATATACTTAGCAAGCACCCTTTAACTAGGAGCTTGGCACTCAGTGTGGGTTAGAGCCCTGCACGGGCATGACTTTTAAGACCGAGCTCTACCCATTGCCCGTGACATTCAGACCCTACCCTACACAGCCCGGATTGCTTCTGCCAAATTTAGAGCACGACCCTGCCAAAAACCCTAAATAACTTCCTCTGTTAGTAAATCCATTAGCTGCTCCTATGTCTGTCACTCACTTTTAAACATTCACCtcttggagagacagagagaaacaaattACTTGGATTGACAAAGGGTCAAGATTTATggcaccctctctctccagccttgTGTAAGAATCTGCCCGGCTTTGACCGTATATGATCTGCACTGGCGCCATATGGTCATAAATTACTCTGAGCATGAGCAAGCTGGGATTACTCTAGAAGCTTGTCCATGGCAGCACAATCAAACACCTTAACACTATGGAAAACGCTGTGGTAGCGTGTGCATGAAAAATTCCATGTCCACCAACAACAATTTAAACCCATTCTGCAAAAGTAGTGCAACCAATGCAATAATAACACTTGTGGCAGTACGGAATAATACTACAAAGATAAACAATACGCAAAGCAGCATTGCCAACTCTAACATTAAAGAATACTAACAGCCATACAGTAGGACATATGGCTGAAACTTATCAAAGTAACATGAAGTAATTCATAAAATCCCCAATAAACCCCCCTGCAACTTACATTTCGATGCACGCACAACATTCAGACATTTGTGTTACTGTCGACAATAAAAAGGAGAGGAGCAGGATGGCCTTTTTTCCAGTGAGTAACCATAGCAACGGCTCCGTCTTAAAATGTCCCTTCACTGTCCATCCATGGCAATATTCAGATTGTGTCTTTATAACCAATAACCAGTTAGTAACCAGTCAGTTACCAGTAAATAACACTCAAAACAAGTTCATAGCATAAAATAACAACAGATGTGGATTGTGGTCATCTCTACCTTTATAGCGCTGGTAGTGACCAGAGAGGCCAGGATAGATCCTCAGCCtgccctgcattaaaatcacagtTACACACATTCAGGGACAGCAAATGGGTGTTTCCGTCCATGCCAGCTGTAGCCACCTCAGTCCTACTACGCCAATGCTAGAGGAATTGGTTAGGATTGTTGTGATGGGGCCATGGAGAGAGAAACCCTGATAACGTTCATACATACTCTACATGAccaaaactatgtggacacctgctcattgaacatctcattctaaaaccatgggcattaacatggagttggacccccctttgatgctataacagcctccacccttctggagaggctttccactagatattggaacattgctgcggggacttgcttccattcagccataagagcattagtgaggtcggtcactgatgtttggcgattaggcatggctcacagtcggcgttccaattcgttccaaaggtgttcgatggagttgaggtcagggctctgtgcaggccagtcaagttcttccacaccgatctcgacaaaccatttatgtatggaccttgctttgtgcacgagggcattgtcatgttgaaacaggaaagggccttccccaaactgttgccacaaagttggaagcacagaatcatctaggatgtcattgtatgctgtagctttaagtTTCCCTCCACTGGAATTAatgggcctagcctgaaccatgaaaaacatccccagactattattcctcctccaccaaactttacagttggcactattggGGAggaagcgttctcctggcatccgccaaacccagatttgtctgtcggtctgccagagaacacgtttccactgctcaatagtccaatggcggcgagctttacaccacctcAGTGGACGCTTgtcattgtgcatggtgatcttaggcttgtgtgcggctgctcggtcatggaaacccatttcatgaagctccctatGAAcagttgtgctgacgttgcttcctgaggcagtttggaactcggtagtgagtgttgcaaccaagggcAGATTACTTTTACGTGCCTCGCGCTTCAGCGCTTGgcgtcccgttctgtgagcttgtgcggcctaccatttcgcggctgagccgttgttgttcctagatgtttccacttcacaataaaagcacttacagttgacaggggcagctctaccatggcagaaatttgacaaactgacttgttgtagaggtggcatcctatgacggtgccatgttgaaagtcactgtgctCTTCAATATGgaccattctattgccaatgtttgtctatggagattgcatggcggtgtgctcgattttatacaccggtcagcaaagggtgttgctgaaatagcccaatccacaaatttgaaggggtgtctaaGTACTttcgtatatatagtgtatttaccATAAGTAATTTCATTTGTTGAATTGAACTGAATGTATGCACAAACTATAATACTATAATTGCATTGCTTTGGCAACAGTGGTACCCATTCATGCAAATAAtatttgaattgaaagagagagggagggagaaggatgacCCAAAATAATTGCCAATTCATCTTCACATTTTCATCACCTATTCAATCATACATTCTACAAACACAGAGTGCAATAGAGAGGCAATAAATATCTGAACCATAAGACTGAGGCTGTTATTGAAGAATGTGAATATGATCAGCAGCCTTGGGAGGCCCCTCTTCTATGCAAACatctgtacatttgtttatagGAATTTCCTTGAAGGCACCAGTAGAGCCATCCAAACCTCAATGCAGTATATACAATATGGAGATGCCAAAATAATGGTCTTGCATGAAGTACAGCCCCCTTACTGCATTGTACATGTTCAGAGAACAGAGTACACTGGGAGGGGCATCTCTTTGACCATGACTGTACGAACACACAATGACTAAAAGACtcaaaacagacagagacagaagcagATACACAGAAAGACAGATGGTAAACCGACAGACACACCAGCAGACAGGCAAAcaaacaagcagacagacagaccagcagaTAGACACATCAGcagccagacagacaaacaaagaagcagacagacacacaaagacaaagTCAAATACACAGTGTGAGAGAAAGACgaaggcaggcaggctggcaaacacac
The sequence above is drawn from the Salvelinus fontinalis isolate EN_2023a chromosome 24, ASM2944872v1, whole genome shotgun sequence genome and encodes:
- the LOC129822069 gene encoding RING-box protein 2-like → MATMEDGEEPGLIHSHSSTSGSKSSSDKMFSLKKWNAVAMWSWDVECDTCAICRVQVMDACLRCQAENKQEDCVVVWGECNHSFHNCCMSLWVKQNNRCPLCQQDWVVQRIGK